A portion of the Paenibacillus hamazuiensis genome contains these proteins:
- a CDS encoding phytanoyl-CoA dioxygenase family protein, which yields MSGGSVEKQHLLTAKQMADFAVNGYLVLSEVVPEEYNERAAKEMREYAGHGGRYWNESEVIRDIFNLPQVKGAMQSFVGTNPVYDHSFLHVVKAQHHKGQVYHADSIIDTRPFGYDIQAFYFSHDAPDEMGPTLVLPGSHLRKVSNGSIGRYKNIVGQRRLVSKAGTIAFLHHAIWHCAQPNFTDTTRYVFKLRMRPGQEQRALFNTEGYDSPEVADYIRKAGHHTWCGDEGRVNQVNIAKFWRYLTGDNRVDVSFEGALTRMGL from the coding sequence ATGAGCGGCGGTTCGGTGGAAAAACAGCATCTGCTTACGGCAAAGCAGATGGCCGATTTTGCGGTTAACGGATATTTAGTGCTGAGCGAAGTGGTTCCCGAGGAGTACAATGAGCGGGCCGCCAAGGAAATGCGCGAATATGCCGGTCACGGCGGCCGGTATTGGAACGAATCCGAGGTCATCCGGGACATTTTCAACCTGCCGCAGGTAAAAGGGGCTATGCAAAGCTTCGTAGGCACCAATCCGGTATACGATCATTCGTTCCTGCATGTCGTCAAAGCGCAGCATCACAAGGGACAGGTGTACCATGCCGACTCGATCATCGACACACGGCCGTTCGGCTACGACATCCAGGCGTTTTACTTCTCGCACGATGCGCCCGACGAAATGGGACCGACGCTCGTGCTGCCCGGCTCGCATCTGCGCAAAGTCAGCAACGGCAGCATCGGCCGTTACAAAAACATCGTCGGGCAGCGCCGTCTCGTTTCCAAGGCGGGCACGATCGCTTTTTTGCACCATGCGATTTGGCACTGCGCGCAGCCGAACTTTACCGATACGACGCGGTACGTGTTCAAGCTGCGGATGAGACCGGGACAGGAGCAGCGCGCTCTGTTCAACACGGAAGGCTACGACAGTCCGGAAGTTGCCGACTATATCCGCAAAGCGGGCCACCACACGTGGTGCGGAGACGAAGGACGCGTCAACCAGGTGAACATCGCCAAGTTTTGGCGGTATTTGACCGGGGATAACCGGGTGGATGTGTCGTTTGAAGGCGCTTTGACCCGGATGGGATTATAA
- a CDS encoding protease: protein MLDLYWGCLMVGVLIAVVTVIFGDILSNLLGGALDFLSGEHLQKLQPMVLFGAVAVFGGAGILLEKYTGLHTGAVLVISILCAVVVSALTYMLYVRPMENSENSIGFSMKELVGGIAEVTVPIPAHGYGEVVVRVGGGLSNQIAASFDGVEIEAGAKVVTVEVKDHTLYVSRLDIKEP from the coding sequence ATGCTCGATCTGTATTGGGGCTGTCTGATGGTTGGCGTGCTCATCGCTGTGGTGACGGTCATATTCGGCGACATACTCAGCAACCTGCTGGGAGGCGCTCTGGATTTCTTATCCGGGGAGCATCTGCAGAAGCTGCAGCCGATGGTGCTGTTCGGGGCGGTGGCCGTATTCGGGGGCGCGGGGATTTTGCTCGAGAAATACACGGGGCTTCACACCGGCGCGGTGCTCGTGATCTCGATATTGTGTGCCGTTGTTGTGTCGGCTCTAACCTACATGCTGTATGTGAGGCCGATGGAGAACTCGGAAAATTCGATCGGGTTTTCCATGAAGGAGCTGGTCGGAGGCATCGCCGAGGTGACGGTGCCGATTCCGGCACATGGCTACGGAGAAGTTGTGGTCAGAGTGGGCGGAGGCTTAAGCAACCAGATCGCCGCCAGCTTTGACGGGGTGGAGATCGAAGCGGGGGCCAAGGTCGTCACCGTCGAGGTGAAGGACCATACGCTGTATGTTTCCCGTTTGGATATAAAAGAACCTTAA
- a CDS encoding flotillin family protein encodes MPDFLVVPSLVVGVIIVLGLAFWARYKTVSPDEAMIVTGSFLGSKNVLTDESGRKIKIVRGGGAFIIPIFQQSQFLSLLSHKLDVSTPEVYTEQGVPVMADGVAIIKIGGSVEDVATAAEQFMGKPTEALKGEAQEVLEGHLRAILGTMTVEEVYRNRDKFAQEVQGVAAKDLKKMGLQIVSFTIKDLRDKNGYLDSLGKPRIAAVKRDAEIAQAEAVRDARIQKARAEEEGQKAELLRDTNIAEATKEKELKIASFKKDQDMAKAEADQAYHIQEARSKQSVVEEQMKVELVRKEREIDLEAKEILRREKQYDAEVKKKADADRYAVEQAAEAEKMRRLREADAHQYRIEAEAKANAEQKRLEGLAIAEAERAKGTAEAEVIRLRGLAEAEAKQKLAEAFEKFGEAAVLDIIVKMLPELAGRVAEPIKSIDKLTVVDTGHGEGAARVSNYVTSLMATAPEMLKSVSGIDVEKLMKRLAKLPDAPAPALAGTGEAETSK; translated from the coding sequence ATGCCGGATTTTTTGGTAGTGCCAAGCCTTGTCGTCGGAGTGATCATTGTACTGGGACTCGCGTTTTGGGCCAGGTATAAAACCGTAAGCCCCGACGAAGCGATGATTGTCACGGGTTCTTTCCTGGGCTCGAAAAATGTGCTCACCGACGAGTCGGGCCGCAAAATCAAAATCGTCCGCGGCGGCGGCGCTTTCATTATTCCGATATTTCAGCAATCGCAATTTTTGTCGCTGCTTTCGCATAAACTCGACGTGTCGACGCCCGAGGTGTACACCGAGCAAGGCGTTCCCGTCATGGCCGACGGCGTGGCGATCATCAAAATCGGCGGCTCCGTCGAAGACGTCGCTACGGCGGCCGAGCAGTTCATGGGCAAGCCTACCGAGGCGCTGAAGGGCGAAGCGCAGGAGGTGCTCGAGGGGCATCTGCGCGCGATACTCGGCACGATGACCGTGGAGGAAGTGTACCGCAACCGCGACAAGTTCGCGCAAGAGGTGCAGGGCGTAGCCGCCAAGGATTTGAAAAAAATGGGGCTGCAGATCGTCTCGTTCACCATCAAGGATTTGCGCGACAAAAACGGCTACCTCGATTCGCTCGGCAAGCCGCGAATCGCCGCGGTCAAGCGCGATGCGGAAATCGCGCAGGCCGAGGCGGTGCGGGACGCGCGGATCCAGAAGGCGCGGGCCGAGGAGGAAGGCCAGAAGGCCGAGCTGCTGCGCGATACGAACATCGCCGAGGCGACGAAGGAGAAGGAGCTGAAGATCGCCTCCTTCAAGAAAGATCAGGATATGGCGAAAGCCGAAGCAGACCAGGCGTACCACATTCAGGAAGCGCGTTCGAAGCAAAGCGTCGTCGAAGAGCAGATGAAGGTGGAACTCGTGCGCAAAGAGCGCGAAATCGATCTCGAGGCGAAGGAAATTTTGCGCCGCGAGAAGCAATACGATGCCGAGGTGAAAAAGAAGGCCGACGCGGACCGCTATGCGGTCGAGCAAGCGGCTGAGGCGGAGAAGATGAGACGGCTGCGCGAAGCGGATGCGCACCAATACCGCATCGAGGCGGAGGCGAAAGCGAACGCCGAGCAGAAGCGGCTCGAGGGGCTCGCGATCGCCGAGGCCGAGCGAGCCAAAGGGACCGCGGAAGCCGAGGTCATCCGGCTGCGAGGTTTGGCCGAAGCGGAGGCGAAGCAGAAGCTCGCCGAGGCATTCGAGAAGTTCGGCGAGGCGGCGGTGCTCGACATCATCGTGAAGATGCTGCCTGAGCTGGCCGGACGCGTCGCGGAGCCGATCAAATCGATCGACAAGCTGACCGTCGTCGATACCGGTCACGGCGAAGGGGCGGCGCGCGTCAGCAATTACGTGACGTCGCTGATGGCGACCGCCCCGGAAATGCTGAAAAGCGTCAGCGGCATCGACGTCGAGAAGCTGATGAAGCGGCTGGCAAAGCTGCCGGACGCGCCGGCGCCTGCCTTGGCGGGCACGGGAGAGGCCGAGACGAGCAAATAA
- the clpP gene encoding ATP-dependent Clp endopeptidase proteolytic subunit ClpP, whose translation MDKSKEDAAMNFVPMVVEQDGRGERAYDIYSRLLKDRIIFLGSPVNDVVANSIIAQMLFLAAQDPEKDIHLYINSPGGSITAGMAIYDTMQFIKPDVSTICVGMAASMGAFLLNAGAKGKRFALPNSEVMIHQPLGGAEGQASDIEIRAKRILKMRDNLNRILAERTGQPIERIEKDTDRDNFMSAEEAMAYGLIDKVIEKV comes from the coding sequence ATAGACAAATCAAAGGAGGACGCCGCTATGAATTTCGTTCCTATGGTAGTTGAACAGGATGGAAGAGGAGAACGCGCTTACGATATTTACTCCCGCCTGCTGAAGGACCGCATCATTTTCCTGGGCAGCCCGGTTAACGATGTTGTCGCCAATAGCATTATTGCGCAAATGCTGTTCCTCGCGGCGCAAGACCCGGAGAAAGACATTCATCTGTACATCAACAGCCCGGGCGGTTCGATTACGGCCGGCATGGCGATTTACGATACGATGCAATTTATCAAGCCGGACGTGTCCACGATCTGCGTCGGCATGGCCGCTTCGATGGGCGCTTTCCTGCTGAATGCAGGCGCCAAGGGCAAGCGTTTCGCGCTGCCGAACAGCGAAGTGATGATTCACCAGCCGCTCGGCGGAGCCGAAGGTCAAGCGAGCGACATCGAGATCCGTGCGAAGCGCATTCTGAAAATGCGCGACAATTTGAATCGCATTTTGGCGGAGCGTACCGGTCAACCGATCGAGCGCATCGAGAAGGATACCGACCGCGACAACTTCATGTCCGCAGAAGAAGCGATGGCATACGGCTTGATCGATAAGGTTATCGAAAAAGTTTAA
- a CDS encoding sugar-binding transcriptional regulator, with protein MREILDIQKQLVPDLTEVMKKRHTILHHIMISGLIGRRTLAGALDITERVLRSEVDFLKDHGLIEIETSGMRISESGRQLLEKIEPLVKDLFGLSELEERIRDLFGLKQVVVVPGDSDLSMHTKKELGRVGASILRKYVTKDEIVAVTGGSTLAQVAEHMASSTSMKGCWFVPARGGLGESVELQANTIASTMAKKTGGQYRLLHVPDHLGEEAYQSLIQDRNIQEILEFTRKARIVVHGIGEAMVMARRRNVDSSTKASLQQEGALGEAFGYYFDRQGRIIHKMPTVGLRIEDIVEMDLVIGIAGGRSKGEAIACVLKFGHEDVLITDEAAAQEIVKYGSS; from the coding sequence ATGAGAGAAATCCTCGATATTCAAAAGCAGCTTGTGCCCGATTTGACCGAAGTGATGAAGAAGCGGCACACCATTTTGCATCACATCATGATATCCGGTTTGATCGGCAGGCGGACGCTGGCTGGCGCTTTGGACATTACCGAGCGCGTGTTGCGCAGCGAGGTCGATTTTTTGAAGGATCACGGCCTGATTGAAATCGAAACGTCGGGCATGCGCATCAGCGAATCCGGTCGGCAGCTGCTGGAGAAGATCGAACCGCTCGTGAAGGATTTGTTCGGCCTCAGCGAACTTGAGGAGCGCATCCGCGACTTGTTCGGGCTGAAGCAGGTCGTCGTCGTGCCTGGGGATTCGGATTTGTCCATGCACACGAAGAAGGAGCTTGGCCGCGTAGGCGCGTCGATTTTGCGCAAATACGTCACCAAGGACGAGATCGTCGCCGTAACCGGCGGTTCGACACTTGCCCAGGTTGCCGAACATATGGCATCGTCCACGTCGATGAAGGGCTGCTGGTTCGTGCCTGCACGGGGCGGACTCGGCGAAAGTGTGGAGCTGCAGGCGAACACGATCGCCTCCACGATGGCCAAGAAGACAGGGGGCCAGTACCGGCTGCTGCACGTTCCCGACCATCTGGGCGAAGAGGCATACCAATCGCTGATTCAGGACCGCAACATCCAGGAAATTCTTGAATTTACCCGCAAAGCCCGTATCGTCGTTCACGGGATCGGGGAAGCTATGGTGATGGCAAGGCGGCGGAATGTCGACTCCTCCACCAAAGCGAGCTTGCAGCAGGAGGGCGCGCTGGGTGAAGCGTTCGGGTATTATTTTGACCGGCAAGGACGCATTATTCATAAGATGCCCACCGTAGGCCTGCGAATTGAAGATATTGTCGAAATGGACCTCGTTATCGGCATTGCCGGAGGGCGCAGCAAAGGCGAAGCAATCGCCTGCGTGCTGAAGTTCGGACACGAGGATGTGCTGATCACCGATGAGGCGGCGGCGCAGGAAATCGTGAAATACGGTTCATCTTGA
- the gap gene encoding type I glyceraldehyde-3-phosphate dehydrogenase, giving the protein MAVKVGINGFGRIGRNVFRAALNNPEVEIVAVNDLTDVNTLAHLLKYDTTHGRLKATVEATEGALVVNGKNIKVFAERDPGAIPWAQYGVEIVVESTGIFTAKEKAELHLKGGAKKVIISAPATNEDITIVMGVNEDKYDPAKHTIISNASCTTNCLAPFAKVLHEKFGIAKGMMSTIHSYTNDQQVLDLPHKDLRRARAAAENIIPSTTGAAKAVALVLPELKGLLNGGSFRVPTPNVSVTDLVVELKVNVTVDEVNAALKEASEGPLKGILNYSDEPLVSSDYNGDPASSTIDSLSTMVVGDNMVKVVSWYDNEWGYSNRVVDLASFIAKKGL; this is encoded by the coding sequence ATGGCAGTAAAAGTTGGTATTAACGGTTTTGGCCGTATCGGCCGCAACGTGTTCCGCGCAGCGCTGAACAACCCGGAAGTTGAAATCGTGGCAGTTAACGACCTGACGGACGTTAACACGCTGGCTCACTTGCTCAAGTACGACACGACTCACGGCCGTCTTAAGGCAACTGTAGAAGCTACCGAAGGCGCACTCGTCGTAAACGGCAAGAACATCAAAGTATTCGCCGAGCGCGATCCTGGAGCGATTCCCTGGGCTCAATACGGCGTTGAAATCGTCGTAGAATCCACAGGTATTTTCACCGCAAAAGAAAAAGCCGAGCTTCACCTCAAAGGCGGCGCGAAGAAAGTTATCATCTCCGCTCCGGCTACAAACGAAGACATCACGATCGTTATGGGCGTTAACGAAGACAAATACGATCCGGCGAAGCATACGATCATCTCCAACGCTTCCTGTACGACCAACTGCTTGGCTCCTTTCGCCAAAGTATTGCACGAGAAATTCGGTATCGCGAAGGGCATGATGTCGACGATCCACTCCTATACGAACGACCAGCAAGTGCTTGACCTGCCGCATAAAGACCTGCGCCGTGCACGCGCTGCTGCGGAAAACATCATTCCTTCCACTACAGGCGCAGCTAAAGCTGTTGCATTGGTTCTGCCTGAACTGAAAGGTCTTCTGAACGGGGGTTCCTTCCGCGTACCGACTCCGAACGTTTCCGTAACCGACCTCGTGGTCGAGCTGAAAGTGAACGTAACGGTAGACGAAGTCAACGCAGCTTTGAAAGAAGCTTCCGAAGGCCCGTTGAAAGGCATCTTGAACTACTCCGACGAGCCGCTCGTATCCAGCGACTACAACGGCGATCCTGCTTCCTCGACCATCGACTCATTGTCCACGATGGTGGTCGGCGACAACATGGTGAAGGTCGTTTCCTGGTATGACAACGAGTGGGGCTACTCCAACCGCGTGGTTGATCTGGCTTCCTTCATCGCGAAAAAAGGCCTGTAA
- a CDS encoding phosphoglycerate kinase, whose protein sequence is MNKKSVRDVEVAGKRVFVRVDFNVPLENGKITDDTRIRETVPTIKYLAERGAKVILASHLGRPKGEFVDELRLTPAAARLSELLGKPIAKADEAIGDAVKAQIAQMKDGDVLLLENVRFYPGEEKNDPELAKAFAELADLYVNDAFGAAHRAHASTEGIAHYLPAVSGLLMEKELDVLGKALNNPERPFTAIVGGAKVKDKIAVIENLINIADNIIIGGGLSYTFFKARGFEIGKSLVDNDRLELVQEFERKAKEKGVNFLLPVDVVVGDAFSASANTKVVPVDQIPADWEAFDIGPKTREIYADTIAKSKLVVWNGPMGVFELEPYMHGTKAVAEACAATNGYTVIGGGDSAAAVEKFHLADKMDHISTGGGASLEFMEGKALPGVVALNDK, encoded by the coding sequence ATGAACAAAAAAAGCGTTCGCGACGTAGAAGTAGCCGGCAAACGCGTGTTTGTCCGCGTCGATTTCAACGTGCCGCTCGAAAACGGTAAAATCACCGACGATACCCGGATTCGGGAGACGGTTCCGACGATCAAATATTTGGCCGAAAGAGGCGCGAAAGTGATCCTGGCGAGCCACCTTGGCCGACCGAAGGGCGAATTCGTGGATGAGCTGCGCCTTACGCCGGCGGCAGCCCGCTTGTCCGAGCTGCTCGGCAAACCGATAGCCAAAGCTGACGAAGCGATCGGCGACGCCGTAAAAGCGCAGATCGCGCAAATGAAAGACGGCGACGTGCTGCTGCTCGAAAACGTCCGTTTCTACCCGGGCGAAGAGAAAAACGATCCGGAGCTTGCGAAAGCTTTCGCGGAGCTGGCTGATTTGTATGTGAACGACGCGTTCGGCGCCGCTCACCGCGCGCACGCTTCGACGGAAGGCATCGCGCATTATTTGCCGGCCGTATCCGGTCTGCTGATGGAGAAGGAGCTGGATGTGCTCGGCAAAGCGCTGAACAATCCGGAGCGTCCTTTCACGGCTATCGTAGGCGGAGCGAAGGTAAAAGATAAAATCGCGGTGATCGAGAACCTGATCAATATCGCGGACAACATCATCATCGGCGGCGGCTTGTCCTACACGTTCTTCAAGGCAAGAGGCTTTGAGATCGGCAAATCGCTTGTCGACAACGACCGTCTGGAGCTTGTCCAAGAATTCGAGCGCAAGGCGAAGGAAAAAGGCGTTAACTTCCTGCTACCGGTAGACGTTGTCGTCGGCGACGCGTTCAGCGCATCGGCGAACACGAAGGTCGTTCCGGTCGATCAAATCCCGGCTGACTGGGAAGCGTTCGACATTGGACCGAAGACTCGCGAAATTTATGCCGACACGATCGCCAAATCGAAGCTGGTCGTATGGAACGGGCCTATGGGCGTGTTCGAGCTTGAGCCTTACATGCACGGCACGAAGGCCGTTGCCGAAGCTTGTGCGGCTACAAACGGCTACACCGTTATCGGCGGCGGAGATTCCGCGGCAGCAGTGGAGAAGTTCCATCTTGCCGATAAAATGGATCACATCTCGACAGGCGGCGGCGCATCGCTGGAATTTATGGAAGGCAAGGCGCTTCCGGGCGTCGTTGCTTTGAACGATAAGTAA
- the tpiA gene encoding triose-phosphate isomerase has product MRKPIIAGNWKMFKTVSEAVAFAQEVKGKAEVDGVESVICAPFTNLPALVEALKGTSIKVGAQNLHFEDNGAFTGEISGVMLKDLGVEYVIIGHSERRAYFAETDEIVNKKVHAAFKHGLTPIVCVGEKLEEREAGQTKDVCRVQTLAAFEGISAEQAAEVVVAYEPIWAIGTGKSSTAEDANEVISYIRELITGKYGASVGNAVRIQYGGSVKPGNIREYMQQPDIDGALVGGASLEPASYIQLVEGAK; this is encoded by the coding sequence ATGAGAAAACCGATTATCGCGGGCAACTGGAAAATGTTCAAAACCGTATCCGAAGCGGTCGCATTCGCTCAGGAAGTCAAGGGCAAAGCGGAAGTGGACGGCGTGGAAAGCGTCATCTGCGCTCCTTTCACGAACCTTCCGGCATTGGTTGAAGCGCTGAAAGGCACTTCCATCAAGGTGGGCGCGCAAAACCTGCACTTCGAAGACAACGGCGCATTTACCGGCGAAATCAGCGGCGTAATGCTGAAGGACCTCGGCGTTGAGTACGTTATCATCGGCCACTCCGAGCGCCGCGCTTACTTCGCCGAGACCGATGAAATCGTGAACAAAAAGGTTCACGCTGCGTTCAAGCATGGCCTGACTCCGATCGTTTGCGTCGGCGAGAAGCTGGAAGAGCGCGAAGCGGGGCAAACGAAGGACGTTTGCCGCGTACAGACGCTGGCCGCATTCGAGGGCATTTCCGCCGAGCAGGCGGCTGAAGTGGTTGTCGCATACGAGCCGATCTGGGCGATCGGTACGGGCAAATCGTCTACGGCAGAAGACGCGAACGAAGTGATCAGCTACATCCGCGAGCTGATTACCGGCAAATACGGCGCTTCCGTGGGCAATGCGGTTCGCATTCAATACGGCGGCAGCGTGAAGCCGGGCAACATTCGCGAGTATATGCAGCAGCCGGATATCGACGGAGCTTTGGTTGGCGGCGCCAGCCTGGAGCCGGCTTCGTACATCCAATTGGTCGAGGGGGCCAAGTAA
- the gpmI gene encoding 2,3-bisphosphoglycerate-independent phosphoglycerate mutase produces MARPKPVALIILDGFALRSETFGNAVAQAKKPNFDRYWASYPHTTLTACGEAVGLPEGQMGNSEVGHLNIGAGRIVYQDLTRISKSIREGEFFENETILGAIRHAKNNGKKLHLYGLLSDGGVHSHIAHLFALLEACKKEQFDNVYIHAFLDGRDVAPDSAKKYMEQLLDKIAELGVGRIATVQGRYYAMDRDKRWERTEKSYRAMVYGEGPHYSDPMKAIIESYEKSVFDEFVMPTVIVDANDQPVGLVESGDAVIFFNFRPDRAIQLSQVFTNADFRGFDRGDKAPTGLYYVCLTLFSESVDGYVAYKPKDLDNTLGEVLVQNNLKQLRIAETEKYPHVTFFFSGGRDVELPGETRILINSPKVATYDLQPEMSAYEVAEAAVKEIEAERQDVIILNFANPDMVGHSGLLEPTVKAIEATDECLGKVVDAIVAKGGVALITADHGNADVVTNPDGSRNTAHTTNPVPFILTKKDATLRNDGILADIAPTMLELLGVAQPAEMTGSSLLGK; encoded by the coding sequence ATGGCGAGACCGAAACCGGTAGCACTGATTATTTTGGACGGATTCGCTCTAAGAAGCGAAACTTTCGGCAATGCCGTCGCACAGGCAAAAAAACCTAACTTCGACCGCTACTGGGCATCGTACCCGCATACGACGCTGACGGCGTGCGGCGAAGCGGTCGGTTTGCCGGAAGGCCAGATGGGCAACTCCGAGGTCGGCCACCTGAACATCGGCGCCGGCCGGATCGTGTACCAGGATTTGACCAGGATCTCGAAGTCGATCCGCGAAGGCGAATTTTTCGAAAATGAGACGATTCTCGGCGCGATTCGCCACGCCAAGAACAACGGCAAAAAGCTGCACCTGTACGGCCTGTTGTCCGACGGCGGCGTACACAGCCATATCGCTCACCTGTTTGCCTTGCTCGAGGCGTGCAAGAAGGAGCAGTTCGACAACGTGTATATTCACGCGTTTCTCGATGGCCGCGACGTGGCGCCGGACAGCGCGAAGAAATACATGGAGCAGCTGCTGGACAAAATCGCCGAGCTCGGCGTAGGCCGCATCGCCACCGTGCAGGGCCGCTACTACGCGATGGATCGCGACAAGCGTTGGGAGCGGACCGAAAAGTCCTACCGCGCGATGGTATACGGCGAAGGCCCGCATTATTCCGATCCGATGAAAGCGATCATCGAATCGTATGAGAAGTCGGTATTCGACGAATTCGTCATGCCGACGGTTATCGTAGATGCGAACGACCAGCCGGTAGGCCTCGTCGAATCGGGCGATGCCGTCATCTTCTTCAACTTCCGCCCGGACCGCGCCATTCAGCTGTCGCAGGTGTTCACGAACGCCGATTTCCGCGGCTTCGATCGCGGCGACAAGGCGCCGACCGGCCTCTACTATGTCTGCCTCACGCTGTTCAGTGAGTCGGTGGACGGTTACGTCGCCTACAAGCCTAAGGATCTCGACAACACGCTCGGCGAAGTGCTCGTACAGAACAACCTGAAGCAGCTGCGCATTGCCGAAACCGAGAAATATCCGCACGTGACGTTTTTCTTCAGCGGCGGCCGCGACGTCGAGCTGCCTGGCGAGACACGTATTCTCATCAACTCGCCGAAGGTTGCGACTTACGACCTGCAGCCGGAGATGAGCGCTTACGAAGTCGCCGAAGCGGCCGTAAAGGAAATCGAAGCGGAGCGCCAGGATGTGATCATCCTGAACTTCGCAAATCCGGACATGGTCGGTCACTCCGGCCTGCTGGAGCCGACCGTCAAGGCGATTGAGGCCACCGACGAGTGCCTCGGCAAAGTCGTCGACGCGATTGTGGCCAAGGGCGGTGTGGCGCTGATAACCGCGGACCACGGCAACGCCGATGTGGTGACCAATCCGGACGGCTCGCGCAACACGGCACATACGACGAATCCGGTGCCCTTCATTCTGACGAAAAAAGATGCTACACTAAGAAACGATGGTATTTTGGCAGATATTGCCCCTACGATGCTGGAGTTGCTGGGTGTCGCCCAGCCGGCTGAAATGACCGGAAGCTCTCTGCTCGGCAAGTAA
- the eno gene encoding phosphopyruvate hydratase, whose amino-acid sequence MTIISKVYAREVLDSRGNPTVEVEVYLESGAIGRAIVPSGASTGAYEAVELRDGDKSRYLGKGVLKAVSNVNDVIAPEIIGMDALDQVGIDKRMIELDGTKNKGNLGANAILAVSMATARAAAEALDIPLYVYLGGFNAKTLPVPMMNIINGGAHADNNVDVQEFMVLPVGAPSFKEALRTGAEIFHSLKAVLKDKGLNTAVGDEGGFAPNLGSNEEAIQTIIAAIERAGYKPGVDVFLGMDVASTEFFKDGKYHLEGEGKSYTSAEWVDFLAAWVDKYPIITIEDGCSEDDWDGWKLLTDKLGSKVQLVGDDLFVTNTERLSQGIEKGIGNSILVKVNQIGTLTETFDAIEMAKRAGYTAVISHRSGESEDSTIADIAVATNAGQIKTGAPSRTDRVAKYNQLLRIEDQLAKVAQYGGKTAFYNLKNFK is encoded by the coding sequence ATGACGATCATTTCTAAAGTTTACGCCCGCGAAGTGCTTGACTCCCGCGGCAATCCGACCGTAGAAGTAGAAGTTTATCTTGAGTCCGGCGCTATCGGCCGCGCTATCGTTCCTTCCGGCGCTTCCACAGGCGCATACGAAGCCGTTGAGCTTCGCGACGGCGACAAATCGCGTTACCTCGGCAAAGGCGTTCTGAAAGCCGTTTCCAACGTCAACGACGTGATCGCCCCGGAAATCATCGGCATGGACGCGCTCGACCAAGTCGGCATCGACAAGCGCATGATCGAGCTCGACGGTACGAAGAACAAAGGAAACCTCGGCGCTAACGCGATCCTCGCCGTGTCGATGGCAACCGCACGCGCGGCTGCAGAAGCTCTGGACATTCCTTTGTACGTATACCTCGGCGGATTCAACGCCAAAACATTGCCGGTTCCGATGATGAACATCATCAACGGCGGCGCTCACGCCGACAACAACGTCGACGTGCAGGAATTCATGGTACTGCCGGTTGGCGCTCCTTCCTTCAAGGAAGCTCTCCGTACAGGCGCGGAAATTTTCCACAGCCTGAAGGCGGTTTTGAAAGATAAAGGTTTGAACACCGCGGTAGGCGACGAAGGCGGCTTCGCTCCGAACCTCGGCTCCAACGAAGAAGCGATCCAAACGATCATCGCCGCTATCGAGCGCGCAGGCTACAAGCCGGGCGTAGACGTATTCCTCGGCATGGACGTCGCTTCCACGGAGTTTTTCAAAGACGGCAAATACCATCTCGAAGGCGAAGGCAAGTCTTACACTTCCGCCGAGTGGGTTGACTTCCTCGCGGCATGGGTGGACAAGTACCCGATCATCACGATCGAAGACGGCTGCTCCGAAGACGATTGGGACGGCTGGAAGCTGCTTACCGACAAGCTCGGCAGCAAGGTTCAGCTCGTCGGCGACGACCTGTTCGTAACGAACACGGAGCGCCTGTCTCAAGGCATCGAAAAAGGCATCGGCAACTCGATCCTCGTCAAGGTGAACCAAATCGGCACACTGACTGAAACGTTCGACGCGATCGAAATGGCGAAGCGCGCCGGCTACACGGCGGTTATCTCCCACCGTTCCGGCGAAAGCGAAGACAGCACTATTGCCGACATCGCCGTTGCGACCAATGCCGGCCAAATCAAAACCGGCGCTCCGTCCCGTACGGACCGCGTGGCGAAGTACAACCAATTGCTGCGCATTGAAGACCAACTGGCGAAAGTCGCCCAATACGGCGGCAAAACGGCATTTTACAACTTGAAAAATTTTAAATAA